The genomic region CGCGCGGCGCAATAAAAAACAGGTCGGTTTGGAAGACCTCGAAGCGGCTGTCGACCGCGTGGTGGCCGGCCCGGAAAAAAAGAGCAAGGTCATGTCCAGAGAAGAAAAAGAAATTATCGCCTATCACGAGGTCGGCCATGCGCTGGTCGCTAAAATGACGCCCAATGCCGATCCGGTGCATAAGATTTCCATACTGCCGCGCGGGCTGGCCCTGGGTTACACGCTGCAATTGCCGCTGGAAGATCACTATCTGGTTTCCCGCCAGAAAATGCTTGACGAGATTACGATACTTTTGGGAGGCCGCGCCGCCGAAGCTGTTAAATTTCGGGAGATCACCACCGGCGCGGCCAACGATCTCGAGCGCGCGACTAAAATGGCGCATCAAATTGTCTGCAAATACGGCATGTCCACTCTGGGCAACCGCACTTTTGGCCGCGCGCGGGAAAATATTTTTTTAGGCCGCGATTTTGCCCAGCATGACCGCGACTTCAGCGAAAAAACGGCGGACAGCATTGACAAAGAAATGAACGCGCTGCTGGCCGGCGCTTATAAACGCGCGCAGGACATTCTGCAAAAACATAAAGCCGTCATGGAAAAACTGGCGCAGGAGTTAATGAAAAAAGAAGTGCTTGAGGGCAAGGAGTTTGACGCGTTTTTGCAGGCCGCGGCTTAACGCCTTTAGGCAAATAATTGGATTTGTCTAAACCGCCGGGGTGTGCTATTTTATCTCCCAATTAAAAAGATTAAAAAACAAAAGAGGAGCAAAACAAATGGCTAAAATTCAAGTTTCTACGGATTTTCACGGCAAAAAATACACTATCGAGACAGGAGTTATTGCCAAGCAGGCGCACGGCGCGGTGCTGGTCTCCTGCGGCGAGACTGTCGTGCTGGCCACGGCGGTGGCGGCGGACAAACCGCGCGAGGGCGTGGATTTTTTTCCGCTGACCGTGGATTTTATCGAAAAATATTACGCTTCCGGCAAAATACCGGGTAGCTTTTTTAAACGCGAGGCCAAGCCGTCCACGGATGCGACTTTGACCGCGCGCTTGATCGACCGGCCGATCCGCCCGCTTTTCCCGGAAGGTTTTCGCAATGACATCAATATAGTTGTGACGGTGTTGTCTTATGACGGTGTCAACACGCCTGACCATTTGGGTATGGTCGCCGCGTCCGCCGCGCTGTCTATCTCCAAAATACCGTTCCAGGGGCCGATCGGCGGTGTGGTAGTCGGGCGCGTGGACGACAAATTGATCATCAATCCCAGTCCTGAGGAACTGGAAAAATCCACTCTGGAGCTTTCTATCGCCGGCACGCGCGAGGCTGTGATGATGGTCGAGGCCGAAGTTGGCCTGCTGACCGAGGAGCAGATGCTGGAGGCTCTGGAATACGGTCATGCGGAATTGAAAAAACTGATCGATTTGCAGGAAGAGCTGGTCAAAAAAGCTGGAACGCCTAAAATGCCGCTGCAACTGGTTTTGCCGGACGAAAGTCTGGTCAAAAATGTGCGGAGCAAGATCGGCGATGGTATGCAAAAAGCGCTGGCCACGGACGGCAAATTGGCCAAATACGCGGCGATCGACGCTTTGCAGACCAAACTGCTGGAGGAAATGCGGGCCGAGCTGGGCGAAGAGAAATTTGCCAAAAAAGAGAAAGAGATTAAAGGTGTTTTTCACGATATCGAAAAAACCGCGGTGCGCGGCATGATCCTCGACGACGGCAAGCGGCTGGACGGCCGCAAGATGGACGAATTGCGGCCTTTGAGCTCGGAAGTCGGTTTGTTCGGACGCACGCACGGCTCGGCGCTCTTTACTCGCGGCGAGACACAGGCGCTGGTGCTGACCACGCTCGGCACGGCTGACGATGAGCAGCTGATCGACGGCTTAGACCCCACTTACAAAAAGCAATTTTTCCTGCATTACAATTTCCCGCCGTATTCGGTCGGCGAGGTCGGGCGCATGGGCAGCCCGGGGCGCCGCGAGCTGGGACACGGCAATCTGGCCGAACGCGGACTCAAAGCGGTTATCCCGCCGCACAAAGATTTTCCCTACACTATCCGCGTGGTGTCCGAGATTACCGAGTCCAACGGCTCTTCGTCTATGGCCTCAATTTGCGGCGGCGCGCTGTCGCTGATGGACGCCGGTGTGCCGATCAAAGCTCCGGTCGCCGGTATTGCTATGGGCTTGATCAAAGAGAACGACAAGTTTCAGGTGCTGACCGACATTATGGGGCTGGAAGATCATCTGGGTGACATGGATTTCAAAGTGGCCGGCACGCGCGACGGCATCACCGCTCTGCAAATGGATATCAAGATCGTCGGCGTGACCGGCGAGATCATGAAGCGGGC from Candidatus Margulisiibacteriota bacterium harbors:
- the pnp gene encoding polyribonucleotide nucleotidyltransferase, with the protein product MAKIQVSTDFHGKKYTIETGVIAKQAHGAVLVSCGETVVLATAVAADKPREGVDFFPLTVDFIEKYYASGKIPGSFFKREAKPSTDATLTARLIDRPIRPLFPEGFRNDINIVVTVLSYDGVNTPDHLGMVAASAALSISKIPFQGPIGGVVVGRVDDKLIINPSPEELEKSTLELSIAGTREAVMMVEAEVGLLTEEQMLEALEYGHAELKKLIDLQEELVKKAGTPKMPLQLVLPDESLVKNVRSKIGDGMQKALATDGKLAKYAAIDALQTKLLEEMRAELGEEKFAKKEKEIKGVFHDIEKTAVRGMILDDGKRLDGRKMDELRPLSSEVGLFGRTHGSALFTRGETQALVLTTLGTADDEQLIDGLDPTYKKQFFLHYNFPPYSVGEVGRMGSPGRRELGHGNLAERGLKAVIPPHKDFPYTIRVVSEITESNGSSSMASICGGALSLMDAGVPIKAPVAGIAMGLIKENDKFQVLTDIMGLEDHLGDMDFKVAGTRDGITALQMDIKIVGVTGEIMKRALAQAKAGRLILLDHLQGTISAPRGDLNKYAPRIESLMIPVDRIGELIGPGGKNIKKIQETYKVEINIGEDGKVDIASSDGGSLRAAKDHIAAMMREVEVGEVFENAKVVKIIEIGAFVEVAPGKQGLVHISEIAPQRIAAVTDVLSEGQTVKVKCVKIDERGRYNFTIKNA